In Pseudonocardia sp. C8, one genomic interval encodes:
- the tkt gene encoding transketolase produces the protein MSDTATSPHGGDSAVAALTRAHVPDDWTDLDRRAVDTVRVLAADAVQKCGSGHPGTAMSLAPLAYTLFQRVMRHDPADPDWMGRDRFVLSAGHTSLTLYIQLYLAGYGLEREDLEQLRQWGSLTPGHPEYGHTRGVEMTTGPLGQGLSSAVGMAIAARRERGLFDPDAPEGASPFDHQIYVIASDGDIEEGVTSEASSLAGRQELGNLTVIYDANEISIEDDTNIALNEDTAKRYEAYGWHVQTVEGGENVTGILEALEAARAETSRPSMIVLRTVIGYPAPNKMNTGAAHGAALGDEEVREVKKVLGFDPDQDFEVDEDVLKHTRQVGERSRAAHDTWQGTFDEWAKREPQRKQLLDRLVAQRLPEGWAEALPSFEPDEKGMATRKASGAVLAAVADVLPELWGGSADLAESNNTTMKGSDSFGPKSAATGMWNAQPYGRTLHFGVREHAMGAVLNGIALHGPTRAYGGTFLIFSDYMRPAVRLAALMKTNPIYVWTHDSIGLGEDGPTHQPIEHLASLRAIPGLAMVRPGDANETAYSWKAALERPADGPIGLALTRQNVPTLVGTSAEGVARGGYVLEEAASGVPQVIIIATGSELHLAVRARATLESEGIGTRVVSMPCVEWFDAQDDDYRESVLPSAVRARVSVEAGVAMPWRRFVGDAGRSVSIEHFGASADQATLFEKFGFTGDTVAAAARETLAAAAKSS, from the coding sequence TTGTCCGACACCGCCACGTCCCCTCACGGCGGGGACAGCGCCGTCGCCGCGCTCACCCGCGCGCACGTGCCCGACGACTGGACCGATCTGGACCGCCGGGCCGTGGACACGGTCCGCGTGCTCGCCGCGGACGCGGTCCAGAAGTGCGGCAGCGGCCACCCGGGGACAGCGATGAGCCTGGCGCCGCTGGCGTACACGCTGTTCCAGCGGGTGATGCGACACGACCCGGCCGACCCGGACTGGATGGGCCGGGACCGGTTCGTGCTGTCCGCCGGCCACACCAGCCTCACCCTTTACATCCAGCTGTACCTGGCCGGCTACGGCCTGGAGCGGGAGGACCTCGAGCAGCTACGGCAGTGGGGGTCGCTGACGCCGGGCCACCCGGAGTACGGCCACACCCGCGGGGTGGAGATGACGACCGGCCCGCTGGGCCAGGGCCTGTCCTCGGCCGTCGGCATGGCGATCGCCGCCCGCCGCGAGCGGGGCCTGTTCGACCCGGACGCCCCCGAGGGCGCCTCGCCGTTCGACCACCAGATCTACGTGATCGCCTCGGACGGTGACATCGAGGAGGGTGTGACCTCGGAGGCGTCGTCGCTGGCCGGCCGCCAGGAGCTGGGCAACCTCACGGTGATCTACGACGCGAACGAGATCTCCATCGAGGACGACACCAACATCGCCCTCAACGAGGACACCGCGAAGCGGTACGAGGCCTACGGCTGGCACGTCCAGACCGTCGAGGGCGGCGAGAACGTCACCGGCATCCTCGAGGCGCTCGAGGCGGCGCGGGCCGAGACGTCGCGGCCGTCGATGATCGTGCTGCGGACCGTGATCGGTTACCCGGCGCCGAACAAGATGAACACCGGGGCCGCGCACGGTGCCGCGCTCGGCGACGAGGAGGTCCGCGAGGTCAAGAAGGTCCTGGGCTTCGACCCGGACCAGGACTTCGAGGTCGACGAGGACGTCCTCAAGCACACCCGCCAGGTCGGTGAGCGTTCCCGCGCCGCGCACGACACGTGGCAGGGCACCTTCGACGAGTGGGCCAAGCGCGAGCCGCAGCGCAAGCAGCTGCTGGACCGCCTGGTCGCGCAGCGGCTGCCGGAGGGCTGGGCGGAGGCCCTGCCGAGCTTCGAGCCCGACGAGAAGGGCATGGCGACCCGGAAGGCGTCCGGGGCGGTGCTGGCCGCGGTCGCCGACGTGCTGCCGGAGCTGTGGGGCGGGTCGGCGGACCTGGCCGAGTCGAACAACACGACGATGAAGGGCTCGGACTCGTTCGGCCCGAAGTCGGCGGCGACCGGGATGTGGAACGCCCAGCCGTACGGCCGCACGCTGCACTTCGGGGTGCGTGAGCACGCGATGGGCGCGGTGCTCAACGGGATCGCGCTGCACGGCCCGACCCGGGCCTACGGCGGCACGTTCCTGATCTTCTCCGACTACATGCGCCCGGCCGTGCGCCTGGCCGCGCTGATGAAGACCAACCCGATCTACGTGTGGACGCACGACTCGATCGGGCTCGGTGAGGACGGCCCGACCCACCAGCCGATCGAGCACCTGGCCTCGCTGCGCGCGATCCCGGGCCTGGCGATGGTGCGGCCCGGCGACGCCAACGAGACCGCCTACTCCTGGAAGGCCGCCCTGGAGCGGCCCGCCGACGGGCCGATCGGGCTGGCGCTGACCCGGCAGAACGTCCCGACCCTGGTCGGCACGTCCGCCGAGGGCGTGGCCCGCGGCGGGTACGTCCTGGAGGAGGCCGCGTCCGGGGTGCCGCAGGTGATCATCATTGCGACCGGTTCCGAGCTGCACCTCGCGGTGCGGGCCCGGGCGACCCTGGAGTCCGAGGGCATCGGCACCCGGGTGGTCTCGATGCCGTGCGTGGAGTGGTTCGACGCCCAGGACGACGACTACCGCGAGTCGGTGCTGCCGTCCGCGGTGCGGGCCCGGGTCTCGGTCGAGGCCGGTGTCGCGATGCCGTGGCGGCGCTTCGTGGGTGACGCGGGCCGTTCGGTGTCGATCGAGCACTTCGGGGCCAGCGCCGACCAGGCGACCCTGTTCGAGAAGTTCGGCTTCACCGGCGACACCGTGGCCGCCGCCGCGCGGGAGACCCTCGCCGCGGCCGCGAAGTCCTCCTGA
- the tal gene encoding transaldolase: MSNDRLAALSAAGVSIWLDDLSRERLNSGNLAELIRNKHLVGVTTNPTIFATALADGAAYDQQVRELADRGADVDTAIREITVADVQQACDVFSGTWEHTGGVDGRVSLEVDPNLAHDTEKTTAQARDLWKAVDRPNLLVKIPATEAGLPAITRATAEGISVNVTLIFSVERYKAVMDAYLTGLEQALDNGQDLSRIHSVGSFFVSRVDTEIDKRLEAVGGAEALRLRGKAAIANSRLAYAAYRDAFSGARWEALKARGANAQRPLWASTGVKNPDYPDTLYVSELVVDNTVNTMPEKTLEAFADHGEVHGDKVTDAAGAAQQVFTDLEGVGIDLDDVYVVLENEGVDKFAKSWVELQDTVRQQLEAAK, from the coding sequence ATGAGCAACGACCGACTCGCCGCGCTGTCCGCGGCCGGGGTGTCGATCTGGCTGGACGACCTGTCCCGGGAGCGGCTGAACAGCGGCAACCTCGCCGAGCTGATCCGGAACAAGCACCTGGTCGGTGTCACCACCAACCCGACGATCTTCGCGACGGCGCTGGCCGACGGCGCCGCCTACGACCAGCAGGTCCGCGAGCTCGCGGATCGCGGCGCCGACGTCGACACCGCGATCCGCGAGATCACCGTGGCCGACGTGCAGCAGGCCTGTGACGTGTTCTCCGGCACCTGGGAGCACACCGGCGGGGTCGACGGCCGGGTGTCGCTGGAGGTCGACCCGAACCTGGCCCACGACACGGAGAAGACCACCGCCCAGGCCCGGGACCTGTGGAAGGCCGTGGACCGGCCGAACCTACTGGTCAAGATCCCGGCCACCGAGGCGGGCCTGCCGGCGATCACCCGCGCCACCGCGGAGGGGATCAGCGTCAACGTCACGCTGATCTTCTCGGTGGAGCGCTACAAGGCCGTCATGGACGCCTACCTCACCGGCCTGGAGCAGGCCCTGGACAACGGCCAGGACCTGTCGAGGATCCACTCGGTCGGCTCGTTCTTCGTGTCCCGGGTGGACACCGAGATCGACAAGCGGCTCGAGGCCGTCGGCGGTGCCGAGGCGCTGCGGCTGCGCGGCAAGGCCGCGATCGCGAACTCCCGGCTGGCCTACGCGGCCTACCGGGACGCGTTCTCCGGCGCCCGCTGGGAGGCCCTCAAGGCCAGGGGGGCGAACGCCCAGCGGCCGCTGTGGGCCTCGACCGGGGTGAAGAACCCGGACTACCCCGACACCCTCTACGTCTCCGAGCTGGTTGTGGACAACACCGTCAACACCATGCCGGAGAAGACCCTCGAGGCGTTCGCCGACCACGGCGAGGTCCACGGCGACAAGGTCACCGACGCCGCCGGCGCCGCCCAGCAGGTCTTCACCGACCTCGAGGGCGTCGGCATCGACCTCGACGACGTCTACGTCGTGCTCGAGAACGAGGGCGTCGACAAGTTCGCGAAGTCCTGGGTCGAGCTGCAGGACACCGTCCGGCAGCAGCTCGAGGCCGCGAAGTAG
- the zwf gene encoding glucose-6-phosphate dehydrogenase, producing MPTANGGRINPLRDPRDKRLPRIAGPCGLVIFGVTGDLSRKKLMPAIYDLANRGLLPPGFALTGFARRDWATEDFGKIVYDAVREHARTPFRQEVWDRLAEGLRFVQGSFDDDAAFDELERTVRDLDEKRGTGGNHAFYLSIPPSAFPVVCKQLARSGLAGSYDDTWRRVVIEKPFGHDLTSAQELNAIVNEVFPEDSVFRIDHYLGKETVQNVLALRFANQLFEPIWNANFVDHVQITMAEDIGLGGRAGYYDGIGAARDVIQNHLLQLLAFTAMEEPTSFSSDELRAEKIKVLKAVKLALPLEETTARGQYEGGWQGGEQVPGLKEEEGFNPESTTETFAAITCEVQNRRWAGVPFYLRTGKRLGRRVTEIAVIFKRAPHLPFDATMTEELGQNALVIRVQPDEGVTMRFGSKVPGNQMEVRDVTMDFGYGNAFTESSPEAYERLILDVLLGEPSLFPVNEEVERSWEILDPVIDHWASLPTGPDGYPAGSWGPESSAEMLARTGRHWRRP from the coding sequence ATGCCCACCGCGAACGGCGGCCGGATCAACCCGCTGCGCGACCCCCGCGACAAGCGGCTCCCCCGCATCGCGGGCCCGTGCGGGCTGGTGATCTTCGGGGTCACCGGGGACCTGTCGCGCAAGAAGCTGATGCCGGCGATCTACGACCTCGCCAACCGCGGCCTGCTGCCGCCCGGGTTCGCGCTCACCGGGTTCGCCCGCCGCGACTGGGCGACCGAGGACTTCGGGAAGATCGTCTACGACGCGGTGCGGGAGCACGCGCGGACCCCGTTCCGCCAGGAGGTGTGGGACCGGCTCGCCGAGGGCCTGCGGTTCGTGCAGGGCAGCTTCGACGACGACGCGGCGTTCGACGAGCTCGAGCGCACCGTGCGCGACCTCGACGAGAAGCGCGGCACCGGCGGCAACCACGCGTTCTACCTGTCGATCCCGCCGAGCGCGTTCCCGGTGGTGTGCAAGCAGCTGGCCCGCTCCGGGCTGGCCGGCTCCTACGACGACACCTGGCGCCGGGTGGTGATCGAGAAGCCGTTCGGCCACGACCTGACGTCGGCGCAGGAGCTCAACGCGATCGTCAACGAGGTCTTCCCCGAGGACTCGGTGTTCCGCATCGACCACTACCTCGGCAAGGAGACCGTCCAGAACGTCCTGGCCCTGCGGTTCGCCAACCAGCTGTTCGAGCCGATCTGGAACGCCAACTTCGTCGACCACGTCCAGATCACCATGGCCGAGGACATCGGCCTGGGCGGGCGCGCCGGGTACTACGACGGCATCGGCGCGGCCCGCGACGTCATCCAGAACCACCTGTTGCAGCTGCTCGCGTTCACCGCGATGGAGGAGCCCACGTCGTTCTCCTCCGACGAGCTGCGCGCCGAGAAGATCAAGGTGCTCAAGGCGGTGAAGCTGGCGCTGCCGCTGGAGGAGACCACCGCCCGCGGCCAGTACGAGGGCGGCTGGCAGGGCGGCGAGCAGGTCCCCGGGCTCAAGGAGGAGGAGGGGTTCAACCCCGAGTCCACCACCGAGACGTTCGCCGCGATCACCTGCGAGGTGCAGAACCGCCGCTGGGCGGGCGTGCCGTTCTACCTGCGGACCGGCAAGCGCCTCGGCCGCCGGGTGACCGAGATCGCGGTGATCTTCAAGCGGGCCCCGCACCTGCCGTTCGACGCGACGATGACCGAGGAGCTGGGGCAGAACGCCCTGGTCATCCGGGTGCAGCCGGACGAGGGGGTGACGATGCGGTTCGGCTCCAAGGTGCCGGGCAACCAGATGGAGGTCCGCGACGTCACGATGGACTTCGGCTACGGCAACGCCTTCACCGAGTCCTCCCCCGAGGCCTACGAGCGGCTCATCCTGGACGTGCTGCTCGGCGAGCCGTCGCTGTTCCCGGTCAACGAGGAGGTCGAGCGGTCCTGGGAGATCCTCGACCCGGTCATCGACCACTGGGCGTCGCTCCCGACCGGGCCGGACGGGTACCCGGCCGGCTCGTGGGGCCCGGAGTCGTCCGCCGAGATGCTCGCGCGCACCGGCCGGCACTGGCGGCGCCCGTGA
- the opcA gene encoding glucose-6-phosphate dehydrogenase assembly protein OpcA produces MIIDLPSSNTSAVNRKLVELREAGGVFALGRVLTLVVVTDDGPELERCIDAANAASREHPCRVIVLARGQRRAAPRLDAQIRVGGDAGASEVIVLRGYGALAAEDAGAGMVMPLLLPDAPVAAWWPGEAPAKPSEDAVGRLAQRRITDALSARNPTRAFEQRRKDYAPGDTDLTWTRLTHWRAQLAAALDVPPYEPVTHALVAGEPVSPSTELVAGWLASRLGIKVKRSPSETANGLSLVRLSRRSGNVELARPDGKTARLVQPGQPERLIALARRQVSDCLAEELRRLDPDEVYEEALAGVSQVTRGRTPVKV; encoded by the coding sequence ATGATCATCGATCTGCCGTCGAGCAACACCTCGGCGGTCAACCGCAAGCTCGTCGAGCTGCGCGAGGCCGGTGGGGTCTTCGCGCTCGGCCGGGTCCTGACCCTGGTCGTCGTCACCGACGACGGCCCCGAGCTCGAACGCTGCATCGACGCGGCCAACGCCGCCAGCCGCGAGCACCCGTGCCGGGTGATCGTCCTGGCCCGCGGGCAGCGCCGGGCCGCGCCCCGGCTCGACGCCCAGATCCGGGTGGGTGGTGACGCGGGCGCGAGCGAGGTCATCGTCCTGCGCGGCTACGGCGCCCTCGCCGCCGAGGACGCCGGCGCCGGCATGGTGATGCCGCTGCTGCTCCCGGACGCCCCGGTCGCCGCCTGGTGGCCGGGCGAGGCGCCCGCGAAGCCCTCCGAGGACGCCGTCGGCAGGCTCGCCCAGCGCCGGATCACCGACGCGCTGTCGGCGAGGAACCCCACGCGGGCGTTCGAGCAGCGGCGCAAGGACTACGCGCCCGGTGACACCGACCTGACCTGGACCCGGCTGACGCACTGGCGGGCGCAGCTGGCGGCGGCGCTCGACGTGCCGCCCTACGAGCCGGTCACCCACGCCCTGGTCGCCGGGGAACCGGTGTCCCCGTCCACCGAGCTGGTCGCCGGGTGGCTGGCGTCCCGGCTCGGGATCAAGGTGAAGCGCTCGCCGTCGGAGACCGCCAACGGCCTGTCCCTGGTCCGGCTGTCCCGGCGGTCCGGCAACGTCGAGCTGGCCCGGCCGGACGGCAAGACCGCCCGGCTCGTGCAGCCCGGCCAGCCGGAGCGGCTGATCGCGCTGGCGCGCCGCCAGGTGTCCGACTGCCTCGCCGAGGAGCTGCGGCGGCTCGACCCGGACGAGGTCTACGAGGAAGCACTCGCCGGCGTGTCCCAGGTGACCCGCGGCCGTACCCCGGTGAAGGTGTGA
- the pgl gene encoding 6-phosphogluconolactonase codes for MNNVRIAVHPDAGTLAAATAARLITTLVDLQAAGTVPKVVLTGGGVGIQLLRDVAASPARDAVDWGSVDVFWGDERFVPAADGERNEKQAREALLDHVPLDPARVHPMPAAPADGGTPDEAREAAADYARVLADLAGPGADVPAFDVTLVGMGEEGHTLSVFPDSPAVHEEAAGVVAVFDCPKPPPTRISLTLAAASRSREVWVVAAGAGKAPAVAGALTGTPATQLPVGGVHGTEVTRWLLDTASASEVPAELRPHRA; via the coding sequence GTGAACAACGTCCGGATCGCCGTCCATCCCGATGCCGGCACGCTCGCCGCCGCGACCGCCGCCCGGCTGATCACCACGCTGGTCGACCTGCAGGCCGCGGGCACCGTGCCGAAGGTCGTGCTCACCGGCGGGGGCGTCGGGATCCAGTTGCTGCGCGACGTCGCCGCCTCGCCCGCCCGCGACGCCGTCGACTGGGGCTCGGTCGACGTCTTCTGGGGCGACGAACGCTTCGTCCCCGCCGCCGACGGCGAGCGCAACGAGAAGCAGGCCCGTGAGGCGCTGCTCGACCACGTGCCGCTCGACCCGGCCCGGGTGCACCCGATGCCCGCCGCCCCGGCCGACGGCGGCACCCCCGACGAGGCCCGGGAGGCGGCCGCCGACTACGCCCGGGTGCTCGCCGACCTGGCCGGGCCGGGCGCGGACGTGCCGGCGTTCGACGTCACCCTGGTCGGGATGGGCGAGGAGGGGCACACCCTGTCGGTGTTCCCGGACTCGCCCGCCGTGCACGAGGAGGCCGCGGGCGTCGTCGCGGTGTTCGACTGCCCGAAGCCGCCGCCGACCCGGATCTCGCTGACCCTCGCCGCGGCGAGCCGGTCCCGCGAGGTGTGGGTGGTCGCCGCAGGCGCCGGGAAGGCCCCGGCGGTCGCGGGCGCGCTCACCGGCACGCCGGCGACGCAGCTGCCCGTCGGCGGGGTGCACGGCACCGAGGTCACCCGCTGGCTGCTCGACACCGCGTCCGCGTCCGAGGTGCCGGCCGAGCTGCGGCCGCACCGTGCGTGA
- the purT gene encoding formate-dependent phosphoribosylglycinamide formyltransferase, whose product MRIGTPLGPDPTRVLLLGSGELGKEVAIAFQRLGVEVVAVDRYPHAPAHQVAHRWHAVDMTDPVTLATLIEQEAPDLIVPEIEAIATNALVEAEAAGTAVVPTARAAKLTMDREGIRRLAAEELRLPTSPYAFADTLDEVRAAVDKIGLPCVLKPVMSSSGKGQTTLTSADDAEAAWEHARTAGRVADPRVIVEGVVEFDYEITLLTVRHAGGTSFCEPIGHRQADGDYVESWQPQPMSTAALDAARDVAGRVTEALGGRGIFGVELFVRGDEVLFSEVSPRPHDTGLVTLATQRFSEFELHARAVLGLPVDTALRSPGASAVVYGGQDLDAPAYAGVAEALAVEGADLRLFGKPAASPRRRMGVAVAHADDVGSARDRARRAAELVRPVPRG is encoded by the coding sequence ATGCGCATCGGCACCCCGCTCGGCCCGGACCCCACCCGCGTGCTGCTGCTCGGCTCCGGCGAGCTGGGCAAGGAGGTCGCGATCGCGTTCCAGCGCCTCGGGGTCGAGGTCGTGGCCGTCGACCGCTACCCGCACGCGCCCGCGCACCAGGTCGCACACCGCTGGCACGCGGTCGACATGACCGACCCGGTCACGCTCGCCACCCTGATCGAGCAGGAGGCGCCGGACCTGATCGTCCCGGAGATCGAGGCCATCGCGACGAACGCGCTGGTCGAGGCCGAGGCCGCGGGCACCGCGGTGGTGCCGACCGCGCGGGCGGCGAAGCTCACCATGGACCGGGAGGGCATCCGGCGGCTCGCGGCCGAGGAGCTGCGGCTGCCGACGTCGCCGTACGCGTTCGCGGACACCCTCGACGAGGTCCGCGCGGCGGTCGACAAGATCGGGCTGCCGTGCGTGCTGAAGCCGGTCATGTCGTCGTCGGGCAAGGGGCAGACGACGCTGACCTCCGCCGACGACGCCGAGGCCGCCTGGGAGCACGCCCGCACCGCCGGCCGGGTCGCCGACCCGCGGGTGATCGTGGAAGGCGTCGTCGAGTTCGACTACGAGATCACCCTGCTCACCGTCCGGCACGCCGGCGGCACGTCGTTCTGCGAGCCGATCGGGCACCGCCAGGCCGACGGTGACTACGTCGAGTCCTGGCAGCCGCAGCCGATGTCCACCGCCGCGCTGGACGCCGCGCGGGACGTCGCCGGGCGGGTCACCGAGGCGCTCGGCGGCCGGGGGATCTTCGGCGTGGAGCTGTTCGTCCGCGGGGACGAGGTGCTGTTCTCCGAGGTCAGCCCCCGCCCGCACGACACCGGCCTGGTCACCCTCGCCACCCAGCGGTTCTCCGAGTTCGAGCTGCACGCCCGGGCGGTGCTCGGCCTGCCGGTGGACACCGCGCTGCGCTCCCCCGGCGCGTCCGCGGTCGTGTACGGCGGACAGGACCTGGACGCGCCCGCCTACGCGGGCGTCGCCGAGGCGCTCGCGGTGGAGGGTGCGGACCTGCGGCTGTTCGGGAAGCCCGCCGCGTCGCCGCGGCGTCGGATGGGTGTCGCGGTCGCGCACGCCGACGACGTCGGGTCCGCCCGGGACCGGGCACGGCGCGCCGCGGAGCTCGTACGGCCGGTTCCGCGCGGCTGA
- a CDS encoding patatin-like phospholipase family protein — protein MAGRTGLVVAGAGARGAYEAGALTELLPRLTRRWSAPSVLVGTSAGALNVAALAGLSGTDPEEAAAELVARWESVRTDEVVALPSSVLQAGAAYAGDLLGIPSSLRRLLWLPGRVTRLLDAERLRPVVDRVVDWDRLHHAVARGPVDAVGVACTSAGTGGTVVFVERGPDVPLPPYDPNRDIRYVDARLTSDHLLASAAVPVLFAPRRLDDGWYLDGGVRLNTPLKPALRLGARRLGVVATTPAMPVPHDPLPAGHVPDVYAVAALTLRIVLGAGVTEDLRTLRAVNDLVDGGTDARHARIATWFAGPPADRADELARLAADVRRTEYGGLRALRNPSLAVLERLVGGAVPDADAAHGAELLSFLFFDPAFARAAAELGAEHASRSSSPGRSPVRARAGRG, from the coding sequence GTGGCGGGACGCACGGGGCTGGTCGTCGCCGGCGCCGGGGCGCGCGGCGCGTACGAGGCGGGGGCGCTGACCGAGCTGCTGCCCCGCCTCACCCGCCGGTGGTCGGCACCGTCGGTGCTGGTCGGGACGAGCGCCGGCGCGTTGAACGTCGCCGCGCTCGCCGGCCTGTCCGGCACGGACCCGGAGGAGGCGGCCGCCGAGCTGGTCGCCCGCTGGGAGTCGGTGCGCACCGACGAGGTGGTCGCGCTGCCGTCGTCGGTGTTGCAGGCCGGGGCCGCCTACGCCGGTGACCTGCTGGGCATCCCGTCCTCGCTGCGACGGCTGCTGTGGTTGCCGGGCCGGGTGACGCGGCTGCTCGACGCCGAACGGCTGCGCCCGGTCGTGGACCGCGTCGTCGACTGGGACCGGCTGCACCACGCGGTCGCCCGCGGCCCGGTGGACGCCGTCGGCGTCGCCTGCACCTCGGCCGGGACCGGCGGCACGGTCGTGTTCGTGGAGCGCGGGCCGGACGTGCCGCTGCCGCCGTACGACCCGAACCGCGACATCCGCTACGTCGACGCCCGGCTCACCTCCGACCACCTGCTGGCCTCGGCCGCGGTGCCGGTCCTGTTCGCCCCGCGCCGGCTCGACGACGGCTGGTACCTCGACGGCGGCGTCCGCCTGAACACCCCGCTCAAGCCGGCGCTGCGGCTCGGGGCCCGGCGGCTCGGGGTCGTGGCGACCACGCCGGCGATGCCGGTCCCGCACGACCCGCTCCCGGCCGGGCACGTCCCGGACGTGTACGCGGTCGCGGCCCTCACGCTCCGGATCGTGCTGGGCGCCGGGGTCACCGAGGACCTGCGGACCCTGCGGGCGGTGAACGACCTCGTCGACGGCGGCACCGACGCCCGGCACGCCCGGATCGCGACCTGGTTCGCCGGGCCGCCCGCCGACCGCGCGGACGAGCTGGCCCGGCTGGCCGCGGACGTCCGCCGCACCGAGTACGGCGGGCTGCGGGCGCTGCGCAACCCGTCGCTGGCGGTGCTGGAACGCCTGGTGGGCGGCGCCGTGCCGGACGCCGACGCCGCGCACGGGGCGGAGCTGCTCAGCTTCCTGTTCTTCGACCCCGCCTTCGCGCGGGCCGCGGCGGAGCTGGGTGCGGAGCACGCGAGCCGGAGCAGCTCCCCGGGCAGGTCCCCGGTACGAGCCCGAGCCGGCCGCGGATAA
- a CDS encoding TrpB-like pyridoxal phosphate-dependent enzyme: MTRWTLSPEQIPPAWFNVVPHLPAPLQPPLHPGTREPVGPDDLAPLFPAALIEQEVTDEPWVDVPGEVLDILRLWRPTPLVRAARLERALGTPARIYFKDESVSPSGSHKTNTAVPQAFYNAAAGTTRLTTETGAGQWGTALAFAAAQFDLELKVYMVRASYEQKPYRRIAIETWGGQVVPSPVDEPEQPGSLGSAISDAVRDCVGRDDTHYALGSVLNHVLLHQTVIGLEAREQLALAGEELPDVVIGSCGGGSNLGGIAFPFVPDGGVRLLAVEPLSCPTLTQGRYDYDYGDTAGLTPLMPMFTLGRDFVPPAIHAGGLRYHGDSPLVSSLVKDGRMEATAYPQGKVFEAAVQFARSEGKIPAPECGHAVAAAIDEALAAKETGEEKVILFNFSGHGFLDLAAYDDFAHGRLTDELG; this comes from the coding sequence ATGACCCGCTGGACGCTGTCACCGGAGCAGATCCCCCCGGCCTGGTTCAACGTCGTGCCGCACCTGCCGGCCCCGCTGCAGCCGCCCCTGCACCCGGGGACGCGGGAGCCGGTCGGCCCGGACGACCTGGCGCCGCTGTTCCCGGCGGCGCTGATCGAGCAGGAGGTCACCGACGAGCCGTGGGTCGACGTCCCGGGTGAGGTCCTCGACATCCTGCGGCTGTGGCGGCCCACCCCGCTGGTCCGGGCGGCCCGCCTGGAACGGGCGCTCGGCACCCCGGCGCGGATCTACTTCAAGGACGAGTCGGTCTCGCCCTCCGGCAGCCACAAGACCAACACCGCGGTGCCGCAGGCGTTCTACAACGCCGCGGCGGGCACCACCCGGCTCACCACCGAGACCGGTGCCGGCCAGTGGGGGACCGCGCTGGCCTTCGCGGCGGCCCAGTTCGACCTCGAGCTGAAGGTCTACATGGTGCGGGCGTCGTACGAGCAGAAGCCGTACCGCCGGATCGCGATCGAGACCTGGGGCGGGCAGGTCGTGCCGTCACCGGTGGACGAGCCGGAGCAGCCCGGCTCGCTCGGCTCGGCGATCTCCGACGCGGTCCGCGACTGCGTCGGCCGCGACGACACCCACTACGCGCTGGGCTCGGTGCTCAACCACGTGCTCCTGCACCAGACGGTGATCGGGCTGGAGGCGCGCGAGCAGCTGGCGCTGGCCGGGGAGGAGCTCCCGGACGTCGTCATCGGGTCGTGCGGCGGCGGGTCGAACCTCGGGGGAATCGCCTTCCCGTTCGTGCCCGACGGCGGCGTCCGGCTGCTGGCCGTCGAGCCGCTGTCCTGCCCGACCCTGACCCAGGGCCGCTACGACTACGACTACGGCGACACCGCAGGCCTGACCCCGCTGATGCCGATGTTCACCCTCGGCCGGGACTTCGTGCCGCCGGCGATCCACGCCGGCGGGCTGCGCTACCACGGGGACTCGCCGCTGGTGTCGTCGCTGGTGAAGGACGGCCGGATGGAGGCGACCGCCTACCCGCAGGGCAAGGTGTTCGAGGCGGCCGTCCAGTTCGCCCGGTCCGAGGGCAAGATCCCGGCGCCGGAGTGCGGGCACGCGGTCGCCGCGGCGATCGACGAGGCGCTGGCGGCGAAGGAGACCGGCGAGGAGAAGGTCATCCTGTTCAACTTCTCCGGGCACGGGTTCCTGGACCTGGCCGCCTACGACGACTTCGCGCACGGCCGCCTCACCGACGAGCTGGGCTGA